The following coding sequences lie in one Lacerta agilis isolate rLacAgi1 chromosome 4, rLacAgi1.pri, whole genome shotgun sequence genomic window:
- the LOC117045590 gene encoding uncharacterized protein LOC117045590 translates to MDFRFSFPLPCVLVILTITDGVTCMNLKRLFGDTGGNVSFPLKIKNLSDTTVMKETNCSKPENFTMDCCNDCDKRLCLRNEVVEMTNLSENDEGKYTFAFGNDSEIFLLKVCEKPPAVYINCLPDGTANLSCEADGQVNDEVYWTRNGRRINDVDACVKDGGKSIILGKGVQGKLACHRKNSRSSSSIELSCNGGNDRDLLQHPHFLYIMVACGGGALLLAIIASLITCCCMKSKHHFTPVPAEDEKDEGITLSAISSEEPKSPPNGDHCETTDALVGSTNPGPETCESFKPEHKMDPNPTVQPKLVLETKTEENVETEFREVMVDTEALETVDDCFPDPIDA, encoded by the exons ATGGACTTCCGCTTTTCTTTTCCCTTGCCATGCGTGCTGGTGATTCTGACCATTACTGATG GTGTGACCTGTATGAACCTCAAACGGCTTTTTGGTGACACTGGTGGCAATGTTTCTTTCCCTTTGAAAATTAAAAACCTAAGTGACACCACAGTAATGAAAGAAACAAACTGCTCTAAGCCGGAGAATTTTACGATGGACTGTTGCAATGATTGTGACAAAAGGCTGTGCTTGAGGAACGAGGTCGTAGAGATGACGAATTTATCGGAAAACGATGAGGGGAAATATACATTTGCTTTTGGAAATGACAGTGAAATTTTCTTGCTCAAAGTGTGTG AGAAGCCTCCAGCTGTTTATATCAATTGTCTACCTGATGGAACAGCAAATCTGTCCTGTGAAGCAGATGGTCAAGTCAATGATGAAGTTTACTGGACTCGGAACGGGAGAAGAATAAATGATGTTGATGCTTGTGTGAAAGATGGTGGCAAGAgcattattttggggaaaggggtaCAGGGAAAGCTCGCTTGCCATAGGAAAAACTCTCGTAGCAGCTCCTCCATTGAGCTGTCATGTAATGGTGGTAACGATC GAGATCTGCTGCAGCACCCGCACTTCCTGTATATTATGGTAGCGTGTGGAGGGGGTGCTCTCCTTCTGGCCATTATTGCCTCACTGATCACATGCTGCTGCATGAAGAGCAAGCATCATTTCACTCCAGTGCCTGCGG AAGATGAAAAGGATGAGGGGATAACCCTGTCTGCCATTTCCAGTGAAGAACCAAAGAGTCCTCCTAATGGAGACCACTGTGAAACCACAGATGCCCTTGTTGGCAGCACCAATCCTG GTCCTGAGACCTGTGAGAGTTTTAAACCAGAGCACAAGATGGATCCAAATCCTACAGTTCAACCTAAGCTGGTATTGGAgactaaaacagaagaaaatgttgaaacagAGTTTCGAGAAGTCATGGTTGACACTGAAGCCCTGGAAACGGTGGATGATTGTTTCCCTGATCCTATTGATGCTTGA